Proteins encoded by one window of Candidatus Nezhaarchaeota archaeon:
- a CDS encoding tRNA-binding protein, whose product MKGEISLELFNSLDLRVGVVVEAERIPNTRKLLKLKVDIGDEVREIVVGGAEYYDPSYFIGKHFIVLVNLKPKKIAGVESRGMLLAADVNNKPVWLTVDSPVPPGSRVR is encoded by the coding sequence GTGAAAGGGGAGATATCTCTCGAACTATTCAACTCTCTTGACCTTAGGGTCGGGGTCGTAGTAGAGGCTGAGAGGATACCCAATACGAGGAAGTTACTGAAATTGAAAGTCGATATAGGTGATGAAGTTAGGGAGATCGTTGTTGGGGGAGCTGAGTACTATGACCCAAGCTACTTCATCGGCAAGCACTTTATAGTCTTGGTCAACTTAAAGCCGAAGAAGATAGCTGGAGTAGAGTCGAGAGGTATGCTACTCGCTGCAGACGTGAATAACAAGCCCGTATGGTTAACTGTTGATAGCCCCGTCCCTCCAGGATCAAGAGTAAGATAG
- a CDS encoding RtcB family protein — protein MRVPVRIYADKVLLNKMLEDLTIVQAVNVSYLPGIHKWSITLPDGHQGYGFPIGGVAALDAEEGVISPGGIGYDINCGVRILTTNLTYNDVKPVIEDLITTIFQLVPSGLGSTTEAVKLTRAELDEVLAEGVKWAIERGYGWSKDAEYCEEGGCMKSADPSKVSSRAKDRGFDQLGTLGSGNHFLEVQVVDKIFDPEVAKVFGIYEEGQVTAMIHTGSRGLGHQVCSDYLRIMEMAVRKYKISIPDRELACAPTTSGEAEDYFAAMSAAANFAWCNRQMITHWVREAFKKTFRRDPEDLGMNLIYDVAHNICKIETHKVNGTTRKVYVHRKGATRAFPPGHPDLPAKYRSAGQPVLIPGSMGTSSWILVGNPKAMEITFGSTAHGAGRTLSREQALRAVRGSEVLKELEGKGIAVKAANIRVLAEEWDRAYKDVDRVVEVSHKVGIATKVVRLRPIAVTKG, from the coding sequence ATGAGAGTTCCAGTTAGGATATATGCTGATAAGGTCTTGCTCAATAAGATGCTTGAGGACTTAACGATAGTGCAAGCAGTGAATGTATCTTACCTCCCCGGAATACATAAGTGGTCCATAACTCTCCCTGATGGACATCAAGGCTACGGCTTCCCAATAGGTGGAGTAGCAGCATTAGATGCTGAGGAGGGTGTAATAAGCCCAGGTGGCATAGGCTACGACATAAACTGTGGTGTCCGCATTCTCACTACAAACTTGACGTACAATGATGTTAAGCCGGTAATAGAGGATTTAATAACAACGATATTCCAGCTAGTCCCATCCGGGTTAGGTTCAACGACTGAAGCAGTTAAATTAACGAGAGCAGAGCTGGATGAGGTCTTAGCTGAAGGGGTTAAATGGGCTATTGAGCGTGGATACGGTTGGAGCAAGGATGCTGAGTACTGTGAGGAAGGAGGGTGCATGAAGTCGGCAGACCCATCAAAAGTATCATCGAGAGCTAAAGATAGAGGGTTCGATCAGCTTGGGACCCTCGGCAGTGGGAATCACTTCCTAGAAGTCCAAGTAGTAGACAAGATATTTGACCCTGAAGTAGCAAAGGTCTTCGGCATCTACGAAGAAGGCCAGGTAACGGCAATGATACATACTGGCAGCAGAGGTCTCGGACACCAAGTTTGCAGTGATTACTTGCGAATTATGGAGATGGCTGTGAGGAAATATAAGATAAGCATACCTGATAGGGAGCTTGCATGTGCACCAACAACATCTGGAGAAGCTGAGGATTACTTCGCAGCTATGTCAGCAGCAGCGAACTTTGCATGGTGTAACAGACAGATGATAACTCACTGGGTTAGAGAGGCTTTTAAGAAGACGTTTAGAAGAGACCCTGAAGACCTTGGAATGAACTTGATATACGATGTCGCTCACAATATATGCAAAATCGAGACCCACAAAGTTAACGGTACGACCAGGAAGGTTTACGTACACAGGAAAGGAGCAACGCGAGCTTTTCCTCCCGGCCACCCCGACTTACCAGCTAAGTATAGGTCAGCCGGTCAGCCGGTCTTAATACCCGGCTCAATGGGTACTAGTTCTTGGATTTTAGTTGGAAACCCGAAGGCAATGGAAATAACATTCGGATCGACAGCCCATGGCGCTGGTAGAACATTGTCAAGGGAGCAGGCCCTAAGAGCTGTTAGGGGTTCAGAAGTTTTAAAGGAGCTGGAGGGCAAGGGCATTGCTGTTAAAGCCGCTAACATAAGGGTCCTGGCCGAAGAGTGGGACAGAGCATACAAGGATGTCGACAGAGTCGTTGAAGTGAGCCATAAGGTTGGGATAGCTACAAAAGTCGTTAGATTGAGACCAATAGCCGTAACTAAAGGCTAG